GCGCCAGCGCGTTCGCCGCCGACCGGCCGCTTGCCGACCGCGGCTTGTCGAAGTCCAACCGCTTCTCCGGTTTCATGTGGCTCAACGCGTATGTGTACGGCCATTTCGCGCTGGACGACCAGGCGGCGCTCGACCTGCGACTGGGCAAGCAGACGGTGAAATGGGGCGAAGGCCTGTTCATGCAGGGCGTGAACCAGGTGAATCCCACCGACTACACCACGCTGCACCGGCCCGGGACGGATCCGGCCACCGAAGCGCAGCTGCCGGTCGAGATGCTCTGGGGCAAGCTGACCTTCGATCCGCACTGGAGCGTGGAAGCGTTCTACCAGTGGAAGTGGCGCCCCGCCGAACTGGACCCCTGCGGCACGTTCTTCTCCGGCACCGATCTGGGCGTGGACCCGGGCTGCGGCGGTATCGAGAGCAACGCCTATTACCCGATCAACGCCTACAGCCCGGGTGCCGGGCGGTGGCTTAGCGACGGCTACCAGTATGCGGTCGGGGGCGTGCTGCCCCGCGCGGACACGCGCGATGGCAGTGACCACGGCCAGTACGGCGCCACCCTGCGCTACACCTTCGATCACCCGGCAACCAACCTGGCCGTGTACTACATGCGTTACAACTCGCGCCTGCCGATCCTCGACGCCACGACGATCGATCCCACGCAGCAGAACAACGCCGTCGTGCCCCTGCTGCTGTCGGCCGGCGCACCATTGGCGGACGCCCAGCTGTCCGCACGGCTTTCCTCCATCCATGTCTTGTGGGATTACCCCGACGACATCCGTCTCTGGGGCGTTTCCGCCAGCACGCGCGTGGGCGCCTGGAAGATCGCGGGCGAAGCCAGCTACACGCAGGACCTGCCGGTGCAGATCAACACCGCCGACATGTTCGCCGCACTCACGCGCAGCGGTGGCCCCATCGGGGCACGCAACACGCGCCTGCCGCCGGGCGGCGTGCTCGCCGGCTCCGACCGCCACGACCGTACGCAGTTGCTGTTGAACACCACGCGCACCTTCACAGGGGTGCTGGGCGCGGCCAGCGGCAGCTTTGCCGCCGAGCTGGCCTACAGCCATACCGACCTGCCCAGCCTGACCGACGTGCGCTACGGGCGCGGCTTCCACTGGGGCTTTTCCAGCGAGGGCTACGGCGGCGCCTGTCCCGCTATCCAGAACCCCGCGGGCTGCCACGACGGCGGCTATTACACGCGGTCTGCCTGGGGCTATCGACTCAAGACCGCGCTGGCCTATCCCGTGGCGCACGGCTGGGTGGTGTCGCCCAGCCTGGGCATCGGCCAGGACGTGCATGGTTATTCGGTGGACGGCCAATTGGTGGGCGGCCGCAGGCAGGTCACCCTGGGGGTGGGAGCGACCCTGGACACCACCTGGTTCGCCAACCTTACCTACACGAACTATCTGGGGCATCCCACGTACGACACGCTGGCCGACCACGACTTCGCGACGCTGTCGATCGGTGCGACCTTCTGACCCGGACCTGGGGTGGGCTCAGGCCGTTTCAGTAGCCGGCGAGCCCGACACCTCGTCGAGGACCACCCGGAAACAGGTGCCGCCACCTTCCCGCGGAAGGATGCGGACTTCCGCGCGCAGCGCGTCCGCACTCTGCCGCACCAGCCACAGGCCCAGTCCCAAGCCTTCGGCTTGCGGGTCGGCCTGCCGGAACGCGGCGAACAGCTCCTCGACCTTGTCGGGCGCGATGCCGCAGCCGGTGTCCTCGACATCGATGATGACCTTGTCGTCGATGGCCCGCGCCACCATGCGTACCGTGCCGTCCTCGGGGGTGTATTTCACGGCGTTGGACAAGGCGTTGCCCAGCACCGTCTCCAGCAGCAGCCCATGCGCAAGCACCACCGCCGTGGTGGGCTCGATCGTCAGCGCCACGCGCTTGCGCTGCGCCGCCCGTCGCCACGTGGTGTCCAGCGCGTCGAAGACGTCTCCCAGCACCACCGGGGTCAACTCCACCGTGTCGCCGCCGGCATCCACGCGCGTGGCCGCCAGCAGGCGGTTCAGTTGCTGGTCCATGCCGAGCAGGTCGGCGCTGGCGCCGTCCAGTCGCGGGAGCTGGTCGTCGGGCACCGTGCCGCGTACCCGGGAGATCGCATAAAGCGCCGCACGCAGCGGCGCCTTCAGGTCGTGGCCGGCGGTCGCCACCAGGCGCGCGAGATGATCGCCACGACGCTCCGAGCGACGCAGCATGCGGCCCAGTTCCAGCTGGGTCATCACTTGCCGGGCCAGCCGTCGCAGCGTGTCGAGCTGGAAGTCGTCGAGCGTGCGCGGCTTCGTGTCCAGCACGCATACGGTGCCCAGCGGCAGGCCGTCCGCGGTCTTGAGAAGCGCGCCGGCGTAGAACCGGAGCCCCGGCTCGCCGGTGACCAACGGGTTGAAGGCGAACCGGCTATCCCGCGTGGTGTCGGGAACGACCAGCAGGTCGTGTTCGAGGATCGCGTGGGCGCACAGAGAGGTGTCCAGCGGGGTCTCGCGCACGCCCAGCCCGATCTCCGCCTTGAACCACTGCCGCTCGGCATCGATCAGGTTGACCACCGATATGGGCGCCTGGCACACGTAGGACGCGATCCGGACGATGTCCTCGAAAGGCCCTTCCTTCTCCGTATCGAGGATGCCGAACGACGACAGCGCCGCCAGGCGACGGGCTTCGGCCGCAGCGGGCAACTTGGGGGCGGGCGCGTGGGACATGGGCTTCTCCGGGACGCGTCATTCTGGCAGGTCGCCGCGTGGAAGCAACGTAGGCCACCGCTCGGGTTACGTTTTTCACGATTTCGTTCGCCTGGCTACCACGTGCCGTGAACACCGACGATTCCATACTGGCGCGTCGATCTTTCAGGAGCATCCGATGTCCGCAACCAACGCGCCCCCCACCGACCGCAAGGTCCGCTACGGCTTCGTCGCCCTGGGCGACATCACCCAGGAAGCCATGCTGCCCGGCGTGGGCCACACGGGTAACTCCGTCGTCACCGCGCTGGTCAGCAGCGACACGGCGAAGGCGGCCAAGGTGGCCGAGCGGTACGGCATCGGCAGCGTCTACAGCTACGACCAGTTCGACGAACTGCTCGCCTCCGGCAAGATCGACGCGTTGTACATCGCCACGCCCAACTGGCGGCATGCCGAGTTCGTCATTCCGGCGCTCAAGGCGGGCATCCATGTACTGGTGGAGAAGCCGCTGGAAGTCAGTAGCGAGGCCAGCCGCGAGATCCTGGCGACGGCGGCCGCATCCACCGCCAAGCTGATGGTGGCCTACCGGCTCCACTTCGAGCCATCCACGCTGTCGCTGATCGATCGTATCCGTTCGGGTGAACTGGGCCAGGTACACACCTTCAGCGCGACGTTCGCCCAGATGGTCGACCCGGAGAATCATCGTGCGACCAACGGCGCGAAGGCCGGCCCCGTATTCGACATGGCCCCCTACCCCATCAATGCCGCGCGCTACGTGTTCGATGCCGATCCGATCGAAGTGGTGTCGGCCGTGGGGCTGCGTCACCCCGACTCGGGCTTGGGCGACTTCGATCACACCGTGGCGGTGACACTCCGCTTCCCCGGCCATCGGGTAGCCTTGTTCTCGGTTTCCTATTACGGCCACGCCGTGGACGCGTTCTACGTGGCTGGCACCAAGGGCAGCGTCCACATGCGTCCCTGCTTCACCTACGGCAAGCCGCTGGAGCAGACGGTCAGCATCGGCGATACGCAGGACACGGTCAGCCCCCGGGTCACCGACCAGTTCGGCGGCGAGCTGAAATACTTTTCCGAATGCATCCTCGGCAACGAGGACCCTGAGCCCGACGGCCAGGAGGGCTTGATCGACGTGCTGATCGTCGAGGGCATCATGGATGCCCTGGCCAGCGGCAAGCCGCAGAAGCTCGACTTGCCTGCGCGCGAGCGCCGCATCGATACGCAGCGCCAGAAGATGACGCTGCCGAAGGTAGAGGCGCCCGCACCCGTGGACGCCGCCAAGCCCGCGAAGTAAGCGACCCTCAGCCCTCGAGCAGGTCCGCGACCGAGTCGAGGATTTCCGCCGGACGGAAGGGATAACGATTCACTTCCGCCCGGTCGGCGATGCCGCTGAGCACCAGCACCGTGTGCAGACCGGCCTCGATGCCGGCCACCACGTCGGTATCCATGCGATCGCCAATCATGCCCGTGTTGTGCGAGTGCGCGCCCAGCTTGTTCATGGCCGAGCGGAACATCATGGGGTTCGGCTTGCCGACGATGTAAGGCAGCCGACCCGTCGCCTTGGTGATGAGCGCCGCCACTGCACCGGTGGCCGGCAATGGCCCTTCGGCACTGGGGCTGGTCACGTCGGGATTGGTGGCGATGAAGCGGGCACCCGCGCCGATCAGGCGAATGGCCTTGGTGATCGCCTCGAACGAATACGTGCGCGTCTCGCCGAGCACCACGTAGTCGGGTGCCGTGTCGGTCATGATGAACCCGGCCTCGTGCAACGCCGTTGTAAGGCCCGCCTCACCGATGACGAACGCGGAGGCACCGGGAGACTGGGCTTTGAGAAAAGCGGCCGTCGCCAGCGCCGAGGTCCACAGCTGATCTTCCGGCACGTCGATGCCCGAGGTGCGCAACCGCGCGCTGAGGTCGCGCGGGGTGAAGATCGAATTGTTGGTCAGCACCAGGAACGGCTTGCCCTGGTCGCGCCATTGCCGGATCAGTTCCGGCGCGCCCGGCAGGGCCTTGTTCTCGTGCACCAGCACGCCGTCCATGTCGGTGAGCCAGCATTCGATGTCTTTGCGATCGGCCACGAAAGGCTCCTTCGAAGAGGTGAACGGTGACCCCGAAGCATACCGCGACGCACAAGGCAGCACGGCGTCAGCCGTCCGCCTCCGTTTCCCTGGAGGCGGGTGCCGTGCGCAGCACGATCCACCCGGCGAGCCCCGCCAGCAGCGAACCGGCGAGGATGCCCAGCTTCACTTCATCCTGGTAGTCGGGATGATCGGGGAACGCCAGCATGCCGATGAACAGGCTCATCGTGAAGCCGATGCCGCACAGCAAGGCGGTGCCGAACAGCTGCATGCGCGACGCCGCCCGCGGCATCCGCGCCCAGCCCAGCCGGATCGCCAGCCATGCCGCGCCGAACACACCCACCAGCTTGCCCACGAGCAACCCCAGCCCGACGCCCAGCGTGGTGGGCGCCAGCCACTGCGCCAGCCCCACGCCCGCGAAGGAAATGCCGGCGTTGGCAAAGCCGAACAGCGGCAGCACGGTGATCGGCACCAGTCGGTGCAAGGCATGCTCCAGGCGCAGCAGCGGCGAATGGGTGCAGTCGTCGTCCGAGGGGAGGCGCCCCTGGCGATCGGCCAGGGGAATGCACAGCGCCGTCGCCACACCGGCCAGCGTCGCGTGCACGCCCGACTTCAGCACGAGCACCCACAGCACCGCACCCACGAGCAGGTAGGGCCACAGGCGGGCGACGCCGAGGCGATTCATCAGCGCCATGAACACGACGGCCAGCACGGCAAGGCCGAGGTAGATCGTGGACAAACCCGGCGTGTAGAACACCGCGATGATGACCACCGCCCCCAGGTCGTCGATGATCGCCAGGGCGGCGAGGAAGGCTTTCAGCGAGGCCGGCACCCGACTGCCCAGCAAGGCGGCCACGCCGAGCGCAAAGGCGATGTCGGTGGCCGAGGGAATGGCCCAGCCGCGTATGGATTCGGCATTACTGCGATTGACCAGGAGGTAGATCGCCGCAGGCACGATCATCCCGCCCAGTGCCGCAAGCCCGGGCAGCACACGCAGCGGGTTGGAGGCCAGCTCGCCGTCGATGAACTCGCGCTTGATCTCCAGGCCCACCAGCAGGAAGAACACCGCCATCAGGCCGTCGTTGATCCAGTGCAGGGCACTCAGTGGCCCGACCATCGCATGCAACGCTGCGAAATAAGCCGGCGCCCAGGGCGAGTTGGCCACCGCCATGGCGAGCGCCGCCGACCCCATCAGCACCAGGCCACCCACGGCCGAGCCCGAAACGAAGTCGACCAGTCGCTGCAGCGGTCGCCAGATAAGTGTCTTGAGCAACGGACTCTCCTGTCCCCGAAAGTCCATGATGGTCACATCATGAGCTGTACGAGGCAAACCTGCGGCTTGCCGGATCGCCGCTGGCCGGTGCTGCGGCCGGCGAAATCACGGATCACTCGGCGAGCAGGCGCTTCTCGTGCCCGGCGAAATCCTTGCGGTATTTCTTCGCCAGGGACGTCTTCTGCGTGTCATTGAGGATCTTGCCGGCCAGCTGGAAGAAGATCTTCTCCTCTTCGCGCAGGTGGTCGTGCAGCTCTTCCGAGAGCTTCGCCAGGTTGGCCGTCCAGCTGCGACCCGCGTGGCTGCGTGTCTGCATCTCTTCGATCAGATCGTCCATCTTGTGGTGATCGGCCAGGGCGTCGCGCGACGAATGCAGCCCGCGATCGTCCATCAGCATGGGTACGTAGAGGTAGCGTTCCTCGGCCGCCTCGTGTGCCGCCAGTTCGATACGCAGGGCGGTGAACAACTCCACGCGGTGGGGGCCCGGCTCCGAGCGCTGCAGCTTGCGCACGAGGGATCGCTGGGTCGCGTGGCTTTCGCGCAACGCTTCGAAGATGGTTTCGGACATGGCGGACCCTGGCGGCAGCTGAGGAATGAGACCGCGCGATCATCGTCCACGCCGTGTGGATGATTCGTCAGCCGGAAAAAACGGATCTAACCGGACGCCTGGTCCAGCACGCGCGATCCGGTGATGATCATCCGCAGCATCTTGGCGATCTGCTCGATCACCTGCGGATCGCGCTCGGGCGGCTGGTCCATGGCGATCGCGCCCATGGCGAAGACCAGCCGAGTGATCGCCTTGGACACCAGTGCCGGCTCGTGCAGGGTGGCGCGTTCCGCGGCGGCGAGGCGGATGAGATCGACCCGTAACTCGTCCTCGAAGTACATCAGCTCGCGCTCGACCGCCTGCTTGAAGGCGTCCGAGCCCACCGCACCCTCGCGCAGCAGGACATGCAACAGCTTGTCGTCGGCGCGCAGCTGCTCCATGAACGTCTCGACCGAGACGCGGATGACGCTGCGGTCGGTAGACGTGGCGCGTTCGCGCGCCGAGCCGATGATGGTGCGCAGCGACCGACCGGCCAGGTCGATGAGCGCGATGGCCAGTTCGTCCATGTCACGGAACTGACGATAAAAACTGTTCGGGGCGATGCCCGCCTCGCGGGCCACCTCGCGCAGGCTGACCGTGGAGAGGCTGCGGTTGGGGCCGATCAGCTTCAGCGCGGCGGCCAGGAGGTCCTCACGGGCGATGCCGACCTTGCGTGGCAGTGTCGGGTTGGCCAGGGACGGGGTGAGGATGATGGATGTCATGAGGCGGCGGTGGCGGGCAAGGCCCGATCATACTCCTCCCTGCCACTGCACAACTGTATAGACATTCGTAAACATGGGCGTATAGTGAACGCATGAACGCCCTCCCCGTTCCGAAGCCACCCCGTCTGCAGCGCGCCGTTCGGCGTGCCGTGTCCCCCGCGCTGTTCGACTTCTGGGCCACCCGGTTCAATCCGCTGTGGACCCTCGAACAGCCCATGGCGCGCCTGCTCTCGCGTACGCCGGCCGGCCGGGACGCCGTGACCCTGGTGCTGCGACCCAATCGTCACTGGCGCGGCATGCTGCCGGGTCAGCACGTCAACGTGGGCGTGGAGATCGAAGGTCGTCGGCTGGTTCGTAGCTACAGCCCCACCCCCCTGGACGACGGCACACTGGCCATCACGGTCAAGGCCATGCCGGGCGGCCTAGTCAGCGGGCACCTGGCAAGCAAGGCACGAATCGGCGACGTGGTCACGCTCGGCCAGGCATTCGGCGAGATGACCCTTGCCGCCCCGCGCGACGACCTGCTCCTGCTGGCTGCCGGCAGCGGCATCACGCCGATGCGCGCGCTGGTCCGTTCGCTGGCCGCGCAGGGTATGCCGGTCAAGGTCGACCTGATGTACTGGGCCCGGCAGCGCGACGAACTCTGCTTCGTCGACGAGTTGCAGGCCCTGGCCGCCGCGCACCCTCGCCTGCGGGTACGCACCCTGCTGACGCGCGACGAAAGCCACCCCGACGAGCGCATCGACGCCATCACGCTGACCTCGGTGGACGACCTGGCCTCGCGCCGCGTGCTGGCCTGCGGCCCCGGCGGCTTCGTCCAGGCTGCCCGCGCGCGCCTGGAAGGCGGCGTGGCGCGATTCGATGCCGAGGCGTTCAGCGCACCGGCCCTGGTGGACGGCGAAGAAGGCGAGGTCCAGGTCCTCTTGGCGCGCAGCGGTCGTACCCTCACCCTCGCCCGCGGCCAGTCGCTGCTGGAAGGCCTGGAAGCACAGGGCCTTCGCCCGGCGCACGGCTGCCGCATGGGCATCTGCAACACCTGCGTCTGTGGACGCGAGTCAGGCACGGTACGGCACACGCTGACCGGCGCACACAACGGTGAACCGTCGACCCAGGTACGCCTGTGCGTCAGCGCGCCGAGCACCGATCTGGTCCTGGACCTCTAAGGAAATCACATGGCCCGTATCACCAACCGCATTCTTTCCGCTGCCGAGCTGCAGTCGTTCGGCGACGAACTGGACGCCCTGCGCGCACGCGTCACGGCCGATGTCGGCGCACGCGATGCACGCTATATCCGCCGCATCGTGGCCGCCGTGCGCTGGACCGGCGTCGCCGGCCGCGCACTGCTTTTCCTCGGTGCCTTCGTGCACGCCGTGCTGGTACCCGCGTGGATACTGGGCGTGCTGTGCCTGGGTGCGTCGAAGATCCTGGAAAACATGGAACTCGGCCATAACGTGATGCACGGCCAGTACGACTGGATGGGCGACCCGAAGCTCAACGGCAAGACCTACGAATGGGACATCGTCGCCACCGGCGATGCCTGGCGCAAGACGCACAACTTCCAGCACCACACGTACACCAACGTGCGCGGCATGGACGACGACATCGGTTATGGCCTGCTGCGCATCTTCCCGGAACAGCGCTGGCGCCCGTTCTACCTGATGCAGCCGTTCATCGCAGTGGTCTTCATGCTGCTGTTCCAGTGGGGCGTGGCGATCCAGGACCTGCGCGTGGGCCGCTGGTTCGCCGGCAAGATGAAGGGCGCCGAACTGCGCCGTGCATTCCGTCCGGTCGGCCGCAAGATGGGCCGTCAGTTGCTGAAGGATTACCTGGTGTTCCCGCTGTTGGCCGGCCCGTTCTTCCTGCCGGTGCTGCTGGGCAACATGGTGGCCAACGGCATGCGCAACGTGTGGACCTTCGTCATCATCTTCTGCGGCCACTTCACTGCCGATGCGGAAGTGTTCCCGAAGGAAACCATCCGCAACGAAACCCGAGGCCACTGGTACCTGCGCCAGCTGCGCGGTTCGTCGAACATCGCCGGCGGTAAGCTGCTCAACGTGATGTCGGGCAACCTCAGCCACCAGATCGAGCATCACTTCTTCCCCGACCTGCCGGCCAACCGTTACGCGGCCATGGCGGTGGAAGTGAAGCAGATCTGCGCGCGTTACGGCCAGCACTACAACACCGGCTCGCTGCCGAAGCAATTCGGGCAGGTGATCTGGCGCATCGTGCGGCACGCGTTCCCGAGCCGGGCCCGCGCGGTGCGCATGCCGGAAGCGGCCATGCAGGGCGGCTGAGGCCACGAAAAAAGGGCGGCGCGTCGACCATCGACGCGCCGCCCTTTTTCATGCGTGCCTACCCAGCCGGATCAGTGCTTCGGCTTCTTCGGCAACGCCGTCACGGAGTCCGCGTCCTTGCCGAGGCTATCGGCTTCGATCACCGCGCCGTGCGGCGTATCCAGCCAGCGGCCTTCCACGCCGATACCCCGGCCGACCACGAGATGCTTCGACAGCGCATCGGCGGCATGCGGCGGGATGCGTACGATCACGCCATCGTCCAGCAGCACGCCGTGCACGTTGCCCTTGGGGCCGTGCAGCAACCGCTCCACGGTGCCCTCGTACGACCAGCGCGAACCGTCATCGGCCACTTTCGGCTTGTCGTGTCCCTTGCCGGGACCCTCGTCCATGATGCGCTTGCCACGGGGCGGGTCGATGGCGACGGCCACCACGAGATCGACGTCACGCAGCGCCACGCCACGCACCTCGATGGTCGCGCCGCGCTTGATGGCTTTCTCGATCGCGGTGGAAAGATGCGGCGGCGTGTGCACCTCCATGCCGTCATCGAGCAACAGGCCGTCGATGAGACCGTGACCGTTGATGATGAAACGGTCGAGGGCGCCACGGATCACCGGCAGGCGATCGGGGTCGAGATGATGCATGGGTATCTCCAGTAAAAAAGAAAGCAGGACGGCCGCCCTGAAACGGGCGGCCGTGTAACGCGGTGATCGGCTTAGCGGACGGGCGGCGGAACCATGCCCACCGTGTTGGACGGACCCGGCACCGTCTGCGGGGGCGCCGGAGGGGCGGGCGGCGGCGGGAGCTGACCCGGCTGCGGCGGCTGCACCAGCGGCTGTTCGGTGCCGGGGGAGGCGCCGATCGCCGTGGCCTGTATGGCCCTGCCGAACGGGGACTCCACACCGAAACCCTTCGCGCTCAGGCGCGCGCCCGGTTGCAGCAAGGGATTGTCCACCGCGGCCGGCGGCGGGACCCGCACGATCGGGCCGCTATCGAGGACCACGCCGTTGACCTCGCCCATGGGCCCCAGCAGCGCCTGGGTCACGCGACCCTGAGCGTCCATCGGCTGGAGGGCCGGCGGGACCGGGGGTGCGGGCGGAACGGCGGGCGGCGTATCGACCAGCTTGTCGCCATTGGGCAGGCCGAGCGACGCGGCGCGGATCAGTGGCAACGTACCGACTCGGAAACCGTCTATGTCGAGACGGTCGCCCGTCCTGGCCTTGGCGGTAAGCGACGCGCCGAGGGTCGGCGGGAAATCGACCTGCGTGTGGTCGGCAAGCAGCACGCCGTCCACTTCGCCGTTCGGGTTGACCAGGAAACGGGCAATGCGACCGCTCAGCTGCACGCTGCGCTGGGACGATGTCATCGGCGGCGGGGGCGGCGGTGGAAGCGGTGCTGCCTGGTCCGGTGCCGGCGGCTGGGCCTGGGCTACCGAGGCGGACCGGGGTGCTGCGAGCGACGGCGCGACGGTGGCAGCGGCGGCCGTCATGCCGCCGCAAGCGGCGAGGATGGCAAAGGAAAGAACGCGAGTTTTCATGTTCGACTCCGAGGTGCGGTGGGGAGGCCGCATCAAGGTCGATGCATGCGCCGTGCCAACCCTCTGGACGCCGTATGGCGCCGCTGTGCGCATCGCGTGCAGGCCGCGGTGTCCCTTTCCGGGACACCCGGGTGTCCACCCGCGGGACATCATTCCAGCCCGTAATCGACCAGCTTGCGGTAGAGCAACTGGCGCCGGATGCCGAGGCGTCTGGCCGCCTCGGCACGGTTGCCGCGCGCCTCGCGCAGCGCATGGACGATCATCGTGCGCTCGAGGCGTGCCACGGCATCGGGCAGGCTTTCGGACGCGGAATCGGCGTCGACGGTGATCGACACGGCGGGCGCGGCCGTGTTGAGCATGGGCGCGAGATCCGCCGCGTCGATGCGCTGGCCCGCCACCAGTACACGGCAACGCTCCATCACGTTGCGCAGCTCGCGCACGTTGCCCGGCCACGCATACGCCTGCAACAGCGCCAGGGCGGCTTCGGTGAGCTGCTTGCCGGGCCGGCCGTCTTCCCGCAGGAAACGATCCGCCAACGCCAGGATGTCTTCGGGGCGCTCGCGCAACGCACCCAGCTCGATCGGCAGCACGTTGAGGCGATAGAACAGGTCGCTTCGGAATGTACCTGCCGCGATGAGGTCGCCGATGCGGCGGTGCGTGGCGGCCAGCACGCGCACATCCACGCGGACCGGCTGGCTGCTGCCCAGCGGTGTCACAGCGCCCTCCTGCAACACGCGCAGCAGTTTCGCCTGCATGGGCAGTGGCATGTCGCCGATCTCGTCCAGCAGCAGCGTGCCGCCGTCGGCCTCACGAAAATAACCTTCGCGCTCCGTGGTGGCGCCGGAGAACGCGCCGCGCCGGTGTCCGAACAGTTCGCTCTCGAGCAGGTCGGCGGGAATGGCCGCGCAGTTCACCGCGACGAACGGCCGGGCGGCGCGCGAGCTGGCCCGGTGCAAGGCTCGCGCGACCAGCTCCTTGCCCGTGCCCGTCTCGCCCGTGATCAGCACCGGCACGTCGCTGGCGGCGGCCAGTCCAATGCGTTTCTGCACCTGACGCATACCCTGGCTGCCGCCCGCCAGCTCGGTGTCGTCGGCTGCCACCGCCGGCACGCTGGTCCGATGGCCCGAGGCCAGCGCGCGCGCCACGATCTCGGCCAGTTCGGCCCGTCCGATCGGCTTGGTCAGGTGATCGAAGGCACCCAGGCGCATGGCGTCGATGGTGTTCTGGCCCGACGCGAAAGCAGTGAGCATGATGACCGGGATGGCGCTGATACGGTCATCCGCCTGCCGCTGGCGCAGGAAACTGATGCCGTCCATGGTCGGCATGCGGTAATCGACGAAGGCGAGTTCGACCGGCGCGTCGGCCAGCATGGCCAGCCCTGCGCTGCCGTCCGTCGCCACGATCACCTCGTGCCCCATCGAACCCAGGGTGACAGCCAGCGTCGCGCCGAAATCGCGGTCGTCGTCGATGAGCAGGATCAGCGCCATGGCAGCTCCACGCGAAAGGCGGTCTGGCCATCGTGCCATGCATGGCCGACGGTTCCGTTATGGGCTTCGACGATATCGCGTACCAGCGCCAGCCCGAGCCCATTGCCGTCGATGCGATCCGTGGCGAACGGCTCGAACAGATGGTCGCGCACCTCCTGCGACATCGGCTCGCCCACGTTGGCAACGATCATGACCAGGCGCCCGTCCGTGGTTTCGATGGACCAGTTCACGATGCTGCCGGCAGCACGATGACGCAGCGCATTGCGCAGCAGGTTGTCGACCGCGCGCTCCATCTGCGCAGGATCGAGCGACCAGGTGCTCGCCCCGTCGCCGACGCGCAGTGCGACGGCGGTTTGCCGGTCGTCCAGTTCGGCCAGCACGCGCCGGGCCCACCCGGCGATGTTCACCTCGGTGCGCTCCACGCGCACCGGCTGCACCATGCGCAGCAGCGTTTCCACCAGGGCATCCAGCTTGCCCACCTGTGCCAGCATCAGGTCCAGCGAGGCGTGGGTGGTCGGGGACAGGGCTTCGGGCGTGATCGCCAGCGCGTTCTCGGCCGCCAGGCGCAGGGTGGCGATGGGGTTGCGGATC
This DNA window, taken from Luteibacter sp. 9135, encodes the following:
- a CDS encoding ferredoxin reductase translates to MNALPVPKPPRLQRAVRRAVSPALFDFWATRFNPLWTLEQPMARLLSRTPAGRDAVTLVLRPNRHWRGMLPGQHVNVGVEIEGRRLVRSYSPTPLDDGTLAITVKAMPGGLVSGHLASKARIGDVVTLGQAFGEMTLAAPRDDLLLLAAGSGITPMRALVRSLAAQGMPVKVDLMYWARQRDELCFVDELQALAAAHPRLRVRTLLTRDESHPDERIDAITLTSVDDLASRRVLACGPGGFVQAARARLEGGVARFDAEAFSAPALVDGEEGEVQVLLARSGRTLTLARGQSLLEGLEAQGLRPAHGCRMGICNTCVCGRESGTVRHTLTGAHNGEPSTQVRLCVSAPSTDLVLDL
- a CDS encoding fatty acid desaturase family protein → MARITNRILSAAELQSFGDELDALRARVTADVGARDARYIRRIVAAVRWTGVAGRALLFLGAFVHAVLVPAWILGVLCLGASKILENMELGHNVMHGQYDWMGDPKLNGKTYEWDIVATGDAWRKTHNFQHHTYTNVRGMDDDIGYGLLRIFPEQRWRPFYLMQPFIAVVFMLLFQWGVAIQDLRVGRWFAGKMKGAELRRAFRPVGRKMGRQLLKDYLVFPLLAGPFFLPVLLGNMVANGMRNVWTFVIIFCGHFTADAEVFPKETIRNETRGHWYLRQLRGSSNIAGGKLLNVMSGNLSHQIEHHFFPDLPANRYAAMAVEVKQICARYGQHYNTGSLPKQFGQVIWRIVRHAFPSRARAVRMPEAAMQGG
- a CDS encoding sigma-54-dependent transcriptional regulator, whose translation is MALILLIDDDRDFGATLAVTLGSMGHEVIVATDGSAGLAMLADAPVELAFVDYRMPTMDGISFLRQRQADDRISAIPVIMLTAFASGQNTIDAMRLGAFDHLTKPIGRAELAEIVARALASGHRTSVPAVAADDTELAGGSQGMRQVQKRIGLAAASDVPVLITGETGTGKELVARALHRASSRAARPFVAVNCAAIPADLLESELFGHRRGAFSGATTEREGYFREADGGTLLLDEIGDMPLPMQAKLLRVLQEGAVTPLGSSQPVRVDVRVLAATHRRIGDLIAAGTFRSDLFYRLNVLPIELGALRERPEDILALADRFLREDGRPGKQLTEAALALLQAYAWPGNVRELRNVMERCRVLVAGQRIDAADLAPMLNTAAPAVSITVDADSASESLPDAVARLERTMIVHALREARGNRAEAARRLGIRRQLLYRKLVDYGLE